One Schistocerca cancellata isolate TAMUIC-IGC-003103 chromosome 1, iqSchCanc2.1, whole genome shotgun sequence genomic region harbors:
- the LOC126170317 gene encoding uncharacterized protein LOC126170317 — MEPTPMAPLADRGAVGESLGSGVSGRTVLVLSLVGVGAGLLLAGLALAAILIGVRRRRLRRAGGGRAGADGASPRDKAPPSSLPSSDDNPDVVPQKEEAVLPVADLKALQQYGLLLQEARRPATLVDSAAQTTVIYGASSTFPMTVRLALSS; from the exons ATGGAGCCAACACCGATGGCGCCGCTGGCAGACCGCGGAGCCGTCGGTGAATCCCTAGGCAGCGGAGTGTCGGGCCGCACAGTGCTGGTGCTATCGCTGGTGGGCGTCGGCGCGGGCCTGCTGTTGGCAGGCCTGGCGCTGGCGGCTATCCTAATCGGTGTGCGCAGGAGGCGGCTGCGCAGGGCGGGCGGGGGCCGCGCAGGGGCCGACGGTGCTTCCCCGCGCGACAAGGCGCCGCCCTCTTCGCTGCCGTCCTCCGACGACAATCCGGATGTCGTCCCGCAGAAGGAAG AGGCTGTGCTGCCGGTGGCGGACCTGAAGGCGCTGCAGCAGTACGggctgctgctgcaggaggcgcGCCGTCCGGCTACGCTGGTGGACAGCGCGGCACAGACCACCGTCATCTACGGCGCCTCCTCCACATTCCCCATGACGGTCAGGCTCGCTCTCAGCTCATAG